A genomic region of Glycine max cultivar Williams 82 chromosome 15, Glycine_max_v4.0, whole genome shotgun sequence contains the following coding sequences:
- the LOC100810646 gene encoding histone H3.2, producing the protein MARTKQTARKSTGGKAPRKQLATKAARKSAPATGGVKKPHRFRPGTVALREIRKYQKSTELLIRKLPFQRLVREIAQDFKTDLRFQSSAVSALQEAAEAYLVGLFEDTNLCAIHAKRVTIMPKDIQLARRIRGERA; encoded by the coding sequence ATGGCACGAACCAAACAAACTGCGCGCAAGTCCACCGGAGGCAAGGCACCTCGGAAGCAGCTCGCCACAAAAGCCGCCAGAAAGTCAGCTCCGGCGACCGGCGGAGTGAAGAAGCCGCATCGGTTCCGCCCTGGCACGGTGGCGCTGAGGGAGATCCGGAAGTACCAGAAGAGCACGGAGCTCCTGATCCGGAAGCTCCCCTTCCAGCGCCTGGTGCGCGAGATCGCGCAGGATTTCAAGACCGATTTACGGTTTCAGAGTAGCGCTGTTTCCGCGCTTCAGGAAGCGGCGGAGGCTTACTTGGTAGGGTTGTTTGAGGACACTAATCTCTGTGCCATTCACGCCAAGCGCGTCACCATCATGCCGAAGGATATTCAGCTTGCGCGGAGAATTAGAGGCGAGAGGGCTTGA